A window from Molothrus aeneus isolate 106 chromosome 26, BPBGC_Maene_1.0, whole genome shotgun sequence encodes these proteins:
- the ANAPC11 gene encoding anaphase-promoting complex subunit 11 isoform X1, producing MRVRVRSWHGVASWLWVANDENCGICRMAFNGCCPDCKVPGDDCPLVWGQCSHCFHMHCILKWLNSQQVQQHCPMCRQEWKFRE from the exons ATGCGGGTGCGCGTTCGGAGCTGGCACGGAGTCGCGTCCTGGCTGTGGGTGGCCAACGACGAGAACTGCGGCATCTGCCGGATGGCGTTCAACGGCTGCTGCCCCGACT GTAAGGTTCCCGGAGACGACTGCCCGTTGGTGTGGGGGCAGTGTTCGCACTGCTTCCACATGCACTGCATCCTCAAGTGGCTGAACTCGCAGCAGGTGCAGCAGCACTGTCCCATGTGCCGCCAGGAGTGGAAGTTCCGCGAGTGA
- the ANAPC11 gene encoding anaphase-promoting complex subunit 11 isoform X2 produces MRVRVRSWHGVASWLWVANDENCGICRMAFNGCCPDCECGTGTGTGRCAPGGADGVSVPQQVQQHCPMCRQEWKFRE; encoded by the exons ATGCGGGTGCGCGTTCGGAGCTGGCACGGAGTCGCGTCCTGGCTGTGGGTGGCCAACGACGAGAACTGCGGCATCTGCCGGATGGCGTTCAACGGCTGCTGCCCCGACTGTGAgtgcggcaccggcaccggcaccgggcgCTGCGCGCCGGGCGGGGCTGACGGTGTGTCCGTGCCGCAG CAGGTGCAGCAGCACTGTCCCATGTGCCGCCAGGAGTGGAAGTTCCGCGAGTGA